The Agromyces marinus genome window below encodes:
- a CDS encoding UDP-glucose dehydrogenase family protein encodes MRISVIGCGYLGAVHASAMAKLGHDVVGIDTDAEKVAKLGSGVAPFFEPGLPELLAESLATGRLRFSTDIGDAADAQVHFVAVGTPQLPYSDGADLRFVRGAFDALAAVAAPGSLIVGKSTVPVGTAAELEERMRRAGSDALLAWNPEFLREGFAVADTLTPDRLVYGVADERATDLLDEVYAQILDAGTPRIVTDFATAELVKTAANAFLATKISFINAMAEIAEATGADVTTLADAIGHDARIGRRFLNAGIGFGGGCLPKDIRAFTARAEELGRAESVAFLRQVDAINLRRRERAVDLAVEMLDGSVFERRIAVLGLTFKPQSDDTRDSPALDVAARLHGLGARVLATDPEGIENARLRHPQLEYVATASEALADAELVVLVTEWPEYRELEPDLVAGLMASARVIDARNVLDPAAWRAAGFAYRGLGRS; translated from the coding sequence GTGAGAATCTCGGTCATTGGCTGCGGATACCTCGGCGCGGTGCATGCTTCGGCCATGGCGAAACTCGGCCACGACGTCGTGGGCATCGACACGGATGCCGAGAAGGTGGCCAAGCTCGGGTCGGGCGTGGCGCCGTTCTTCGAGCCCGGGCTCCCAGAGCTGCTGGCCGAGTCGCTTGCCACGGGACGGTTGCGGTTCTCGACCGACATCGGCGATGCGGCCGACGCGCAGGTGCATTTCGTCGCGGTGGGCACGCCGCAGTTGCCGTACTCGGACGGCGCCGATCTGCGTTTCGTGCGCGGTGCGTTCGACGCGCTCGCCGCGGTCGCGGCGCCCGGCTCGCTCATCGTGGGCAAGAGCACGGTTCCGGTGGGCACAGCTGCCGAGCTCGAGGAACGGATGCGGCGCGCGGGCTCCGACGCGCTGCTCGCCTGGAACCCCGAGTTCCTCCGGGAGGGCTTCGCCGTCGCCGACACGCTCACGCCCGACCGGCTCGTGTACGGCGTGGCCGACGAGCGCGCGACCGACCTGCTCGACGAGGTCTACGCGCAGATCCTCGACGCGGGAACGCCGCGCATCGTGACCGATTTCGCGACGGCCGAGCTCGTCAAGACCGCCGCGAACGCCTTCCTCGCGACCAAGATCAGCTTCATCAACGCGATGGCCGAGATCGCCGAGGCGACCGGGGCGGATGTCACGACCCTCGCCGACGCGATCGGGCATGACGCGCGCATCGGCCGGCGCTTCCTGAACGCCGGCATCGGGTTCGGCGGTGGCTGCCTGCCCAAGGACATCCGGGCGTTCACGGCGCGCGCGGAGGAGCTCGGGCGCGCGGAATCGGTGGCATTCCTACGCCAGGTCGACGCGATCAACCTCCGTCGTCGCGAACGCGCGGTCGATCTGGCCGTCGAGATGCTCGACGGTTCGGTGTTCGAGCGACGGATCGCGGTGCTCGGACTCACGTTCAAACCCCAGTCCGACGACACCCGCGACTCCCCGGCGCTGGACGTGGCTGCTCGACTCCACGGGCTCGGCGCTCGAGTCCTTGCCACCGACCCCGAGGGCATCGAGAACGCGCGGCTGCGCCATCCGCAGCTCGAGTACGTCGCGACCGCGAGCGAGGCCCTCGCCGATGCCGAGCTCGTGGTCCTCGTGACCGAGTGGCCCGAGTATCGCGAGCTCGAGCCGGACCTGGTCGCCGGACTGATGGCCTCGGCCCGCGTGATCGACGCGCGCAACGTGCTCGATCCTGCCGCGTGGAGGGCAGCCGGCTTCGCCTACCGCGGGCTCGGCCGCTCCTGA
- a CDS encoding acyl-CoA dehydrogenase family protein, with protein sequence MSFEPLASDFYSYESALLSDREKDALAALRAWLESDVRPIANEYWERAEFPTQVVKPLAEHGALAFAWDETRPFENSAVFRGFVALELARVDASIGTFVGVQNGLATGSLAVAGSAEQRREWIPKLASGEVVGAFGLTEPLSGSDSARGLRTTARREGDDWVLNGEKRWIGNATWSDITIIWAKDEADGQVKGFIVPTSTPGYEATKIEGKISLRMVQNADITLTDVRVPESLRLQNANSFRDTAAVLRQTRAEVAWAAVGTAIGAYEAAVAYAKRREQFGRAIGSHQLVQDLLVKCLGNITASLGMVVRVSQMLDAGQQRDEHSALAKAYATSAMRETVAWAREVCGGNGIVLDYDVARFFADAEALYSYEGTREMNTLIVGRAITGEAAFV encoded by the coding sequence ATGTCCTTCGAGCCGCTCGCGAGCGACTTCTACTCGTACGAGTCCGCGCTGCTGTCCGACCGCGAGAAGGACGCGCTCGCCGCACTCCGCGCCTGGCTCGAGAGCGACGTCCGGCCGATCGCGAACGAATACTGGGAGCGGGCCGAGTTTCCGACCCAGGTCGTCAAGCCCCTCGCCGAGCACGGCGCGCTCGCGTTCGCGTGGGACGAGACGAGGCCCTTCGAGAACTCGGCGGTGTTCCGCGGCTTCGTCGCGCTCGAACTCGCCCGCGTCGACGCGTCGATCGGCACGTTCGTCGGCGTGCAGAACGGCCTCGCGACCGGGTCGCTCGCCGTGGCGGGGTCGGCCGAGCAGCGCCGCGAATGGATCCCGAAGCTCGCCTCCGGAGAGGTCGTCGGCGCGTTCGGGCTGACCGAGCCGCTCTCGGGCTCCGACTCGGCCCGGGGCCTGCGCACGACGGCTCGCCGAGAGGGCGACGACTGGGTGCTCAACGGCGAGAAGCGCTGGATCGGGAACGCCACCTGGTCGGACATCACGATCATCTGGGCCAAGGACGAGGCCGATGGCCAGGTCAAGGGCTTCATCGTCCCGACCTCGACGCCCGGCTACGAGGCGACGAAGATCGAGGGCAAGATCAGCCTCCGCATGGTGCAGAACGCCGACATCACGCTCACCGACGTCCGGGTCCCCGAGTCGCTGCGACTGCAGAACGCGAACTCGTTCCGCGACACGGCGGCGGTGCTTCGCCAGACCCGGGCCGAGGTCGCCTGGGCCGCGGTGGGCACCGCCATCGGCGCCTACGAGGCCGCCGTCGCCTATGCGAAGCGGCGCGAGCAGTTCGGCCGGGCCATCGGCTCGCACCAGCTCGTCCAGGACCTCCTCGTGAAGTGCCTCGGCAACATCACCGCCTCGCTCGGCATGGTCGTGCGCGTCTCGCAGATGCTCGACGCCGGGCAGCAGCGCGACGAGCACTCGGCGCTCGCCAAGGCGTACGCGACCTCAGCGATGCGGGAGACCGTCGCCTGGGCCCGCGAAGTGTGCGGCGGCAACGGCATCGTGCTCGACTACGACGTCGCCCGCTTCTTCGCCGACGCCGAGGCGCTGTACTCCTACGAGGGCACGCGCGAGATGAACACCCTCATCGTGGGACGTGCGATCACGGGCGAAGCCGCGTTCGTCTGA
- the manA gene encoding mannose-6-phosphate isomerase, class I yields MFVAIRNTPRDYAWGSRTAIAEFMGVEPSGGPEAELWLGAHAGSPSKLLDAVEGGPSDLADLIAADPVAALGPEVAGRGPRLPFLMKVLAAGRPLSLQAHPTPEQARAGFEREEAEGPAIDAFDRNYKDPYAKPELVVAVSERFEALSGFRPIEEVAGIVATLRAADAASARPQPGAIDLLTARLDGPDGLRETVAWLLLDGRGGDSGEAAWLIERVAALAAGDEALATPYAASFLTVLDLAAEYPGDPGIVISLLLNRVTLRRGEALFLDAGNIHAYLEGLGIELMAASDNVLRGGLTPKHIDVPELLEVLDFTPMAPPLLTPIEVAPGVLEYRPAGPDFTLFRVEGSGDTRLALSGPALVLVEGAWAEVSSRSGLMRIERGDALFVSPDERALSFEMAGTAWVATTTERTTRPLPRA; encoded by the coding sequence ATGTTTGTCGCGATCCGAAACACCCCACGGGACTACGCGTGGGGTTCTCGCACGGCGATCGCCGAGTTCATGGGGGTGGAGCCCAGCGGTGGACCCGAGGCCGAGCTGTGGCTGGGTGCGCACGCGGGATCGCCGTCGAAGCTCCTCGATGCCGTCGAGGGCGGTCCGTCCGATCTGGCCGACCTGATCGCCGCGGACCCGGTCGCAGCCCTGGGGCCCGAGGTCGCGGGTCGCGGACCGCGACTGCCGTTCCTGATGAAGGTGCTCGCGGCCGGCCGTCCGCTGTCGTTGCAGGCGCACCCGACGCCGGAGCAGGCCCGCGCGGGTTTCGAGCGCGAGGAGGCCGAGGGACCGGCGATCGACGCGTTCGACCGCAACTACAAGGACCCCTACGCCAAGCCCGAGCTCGTCGTCGCGGTCAGCGAGCGCTTCGAAGCCCTCTCGGGGTTCCGCCCGATCGAGGAGGTCGCCGGCATCGTCGCGACGCTTCGGGCAGCGGATGCCGCGTCGGCCCGGCCGCAGCCGGGCGCGATCGACCTGCTGACGGCCAGGCTCGACGGTCCGGACGGCCTGCGCGAGACCGTCGCCTGGCTCCTGCTCGACGGGCGCGGCGGAGACAGCGGGGAGGCGGCGTGGCTCATCGAGCGCGTCGCCGCGCTCGCCGCGGGCGATGAGGCGCTCGCAACACCGTACGCGGCGTCGTTCCTCACCGTGCTCGACCTCGCCGCGGAGTACCCGGGCGACCCGGGCATCGTCATCTCCCTGCTGCTGAACCGGGTGACGCTGCGGCGGGGCGAGGCCCTGTTCCTGGATGCCGGGAACATCCATGCCTACCTCGAGGGCCTCGGCATCGAGCTGATGGCGGCGAGCGACAACGTGCTCCGTGGCGGCCTCACTCCCAAGCACATCGACGTGCCCGAACTGCTCGAGGTGCTCGACTTCACGCCGATGGCGCCGCCACTACTGACGCCGATCGAGGTCGCTCCCGGGGTGCTGGAGTACCGCCCGGCCGGCCCGGACTTCACGCTCTTCCGGGTCGAGGGGTCGGGAGACACGCGGCTGGCGCTCTCCGGCCCCGCGCTGGTGCTGGTCGAAGGGGCGTGGGCCGAGGTTTCAAGCAGGTCGGGGCTGATGCGGATCGAGCGGGGCGATGCGCTATTCGTCTCCCCTGACGAGCGCGCGCTCTCCTTCGAGATGGCCGGGACCGCCTGGGTGGCTACCACGACCGAGCGCACTACTAGACCCCTGCCGCGAGCGTGA
- a CDS encoding polysaccharide pyruvyl transferase family protein: MFGANVGNLLFTNSVFRAVNVRGASTVSDSLLTELPGNGEADAHIERINGEFDRYVIPLANAFRPEFEGSLRRLTRAVERMTIPTVVAGVGVQNIERVDGRFTAGESVDQAARAFVRAVLEKSASIGVRGRRTANYLEALGFPTDVVDIIGCPSLNMELAPEQIASPADVTPESPLAINITPSASRMGEIVETNVARYRDLVYIPQEAHELALMMWGEPIAYRDARLPLYPSHPLYREGQVRFFVDPEPWTAFLRERQFAFGTRIHGTIAALAAGTPAMLLSHDARTLELAEYHCIPFQLVGEAASVDAADLAATVDFTGFNAFRAEASSRFASFLAGMMCPTSSNRVRRMTSTTSFSRARPTRLPCFRSARRTSTRPPFSSIAFAGCDKALRLTRRGGAGGTSRPSSPRLRPLPNLASRTNSDPR, encoded by the coding sequence GTGTTCGGCGCGAACGTGGGCAACCTGCTATTCACGAACTCGGTCTTCCGAGCGGTGAATGTCCGCGGCGCGAGCACCGTGTCCGACTCTCTGCTCACGGAACTTCCTGGCAACGGCGAGGCCGACGCGCACATCGAGCGCATCAATGGGGAATTTGACCGCTACGTCATCCCCCTCGCGAACGCGTTCCGGCCCGAGTTCGAGGGCTCATTGCGGCGGCTGACACGTGCGGTCGAACGAATGACCATCCCCACAGTCGTCGCGGGTGTGGGCGTCCAGAACATCGAGCGAGTCGACGGGCGATTCACAGCGGGCGAGAGCGTCGACCAAGCGGCACGCGCCTTCGTTCGGGCAGTGCTCGAGAAGTCCGCCTCGATCGGCGTGCGCGGTCGGCGCACCGCCAACTATCTCGAAGCCCTTGGCTTTCCGACGGACGTCGTCGATATCATCGGGTGCCCGTCACTCAACATGGAACTCGCACCCGAGCAGATCGCGTCTCCCGCTGATGTGACGCCCGAGTCTCCGCTGGCGATCAACATCACCCCGAGCGCTTCTCGCATGGGTGAGATCGTCGAGACGAACGTCGCCAGGTACCGTGACCTCGTCTACATCCCCCAAGAGGCCCATGAACTCGCACTCATGATGTGGGGCGAGCCGATCGCGTACAGGGATGCGCGTCTGCCGTTGTATCCCAGCCATCCGCTCTATCGAGAGGGGCAAGTACGGTTCTTCGTGGACCCGGAGCCTTGGACAGCCTTCCTGCGCGAGCGCCAGTTCGCCTTCGGAACCCGCATCCATGGCACGATCGCCGCGCTGGCGGCAGGGACTCCCGCCATGCTGCTCTCGCACGACGCCCGGACGCTGGAACTCGCTGAATACCACTGCATTCCGTTCCAGCTCGTCGGTGAAGCCGCGTCCGTCGATGCAGCAGACCTTGCGGCGACGGTGGATTTCACAGGGTTCAACGCGTTCCGAGCGGAGGCGTCGAGCCGGTTCGCATCGTTCCTCGCTGGAATGATGTGCCCAACATCTTCGAACCGGGTCAGGCGAATGACGAGTACGACGAGCTTCTCGCGGGCACGACCTACCCGCCTGCCGTGCTTCCGATCAGCGCGAAGAACGTCGACACGGCCGCCGTTCTCATCGATCGCGTTCGCTGGCTGCGACAAGGCGCTCCGTCTGACAAGGCGCGGTGGCGCGGGGGGTACATCCCGCCCTTCAAGCCCCAGGCTCCGGCCGCTGCCGAACCTGGCCTCGAGGACGAACTCCGATCCGCGCTGA
- a CDS encoding bifunctional glycosyltransferase/CDP-glycerol:glycerophosphate glycerophosphotransferase, whose amino-acid sequence MRASWLIRRGRPIAGLMSVVVPVYNVERYLEDMMQSLRRQTYRNIEIIVIDDGSTDGSSRILQSLKWREPRLRVIRKANAGLGAARNTGVGFARGEYLTFIDSDDTVDRHAFKYAIQTLGETQSDFAVAPYRRLVRDMERPAGPWIYAAHETERRGTNLVEFPQIQVNAVAWSKVYRMRFWLDQGLSFPEGVLYEDQPVSTRAYAAASSFDVLTHPSVNWRVRDDGSSITQSALSVRNTTDHLEAALASLASLEQAGLNVARVERLRQLLANDYSHVIPLLPRASEEEWNAFASAVRALVAEVGDDGDVWRHVHARNKICFWLLAHESRARLDEYILAGNWNGSTDETLVRGDQVFAVPPADFLALAEIPRAAFALSTFETRLRSETSRSIWRGDVLEISGHAVISGVDPGRFPAQISAEAVDQTTGRRFPLRAAFSPDSLDTTAFSSKFMDGTKAHFTIDVDAVTLASEPGEFEIELTLRVGDLVRSRSLHDHRETRSLAARNVGDKIVDTYSDRRGYLALRVTEPAATIASTEIRGRSIRVELEAAQQFTSLGLVRTSDRFNLPIAVESLLRTGPTTARATLRLPAEPSAAMGGDHRRRVWRLVVGDDSGRWSNVTAARDTPYEGDTLGAASVTIERRLGGALLRSRVSPADPHRDYIPGATAIVVERLHCATVTAVTVMGTELRVSLAAFGLSPRAEIELTSGKTTIVARVSEVDGAPVARFDLAGQNWGISTPSLPRGDYRLRIVDSGVTITPFVSGDFAQRLPMVEFGDHVRAWIAARPNRSLQISLSAPLRNFQRSPYQLERQRASSILRVADREPQPSVFFRSLYGEVAGDSAEAIHHELRRRSSSLKLLWSTVDASVPIPEGGDRIYEGSTEFVRAISESKYVVVNVHQPDWFAKSPGQTLIQTMHGYPFKLAGRRHWEVSDLPPSRVESFLFRASEWDYFVSPSAYSTPLLEEFLPADWTGTMLEIGYPRNDVLVRDHSELRRTTRAALGIPDGRIAVLYAPTYRDYLSVDEFRAEALTALDLRALASALSRTHTILVRGHVMNARMGFSKRSPNVIDVTEYPSIAGLTAASDAAILDYSSLRFDYALTGKPMLFFNPDRERYFESRPSMMPYEGTAPGPWLTSTSDVTRALRRLDRIEHRFASDVDRFRSRFMELEDGNAAARLVDRVFVPRGDA is encoded by the coding sequence ATGCGCGCCAGCTGGCTGATCCGGCGCGGGCGGCCGATCGCGGGCCTCATGTCTGTTGTGGTGCCTGTCTACAACGTCGAGCGGTATCTGGAAGACATGATGCAGTCCCTCCGTCGACAGACGTACCGGAACATCGAGATCATCGTCATCGACGACGGCAGCACTGATGGAAGCTCACGGATCCTCCAGAGCCTGAAATGGCGTGAACCTCGGCTTCGCGTGATTCGCAAGGCGAACGCGGGGCTTGGAGCGGCTCGGAACACGGGCGTGGGGTTCGCGCGAGGCGAGTACCTCACATTCATCGATAGCGATGACACCGTCGATCGGCACGCGTTCAAGTACGCCATCCAGACGCTCGGCGAGACGCAATCGGATTTCGCGGTCGCCCCGTACCGACGACTCGTCCGCGACATGGAGCGCCCAGCTGGGCCTTGGATCTACGCCGCACATGAGACCGAACGCCGCGGAACGAACCTGGTCGAGTTTCCGCAGATCCAAGTCAACGCCGTCGCATGGAGCAAGGTGTATCGCATGCGGTTCTGGCTCGACCAGGGACTGTCGTTCCCGGAGGGCGTTCTCTACGAGGACCAGCCCGTATCGACTCGGGCCTACGCCGCAGCGAGTTCATTCGACGTGCTGACGCACCCTTCGGTGAACTGGCGGGTCCGGGACGACGGGTCGTCGATCACGCAGTCGGCGCTTTCGGTCCGGAACACCACCGACCACCTGGAGGCCGCACTCGCTTCGCTCGCGAGTCTCGAACAGGCTGGCCTGAACGTAGCCCGGGTCGAGCGACTCCGGCAGCTCCTCGCCAATGACTATTCGCATGTGATTCCGCTGCTTCCACGTGCGAGTGAAGAGGAATGGAACGCGTTCGCTTCCGCTGTCCGAGCGCTCGTCGCCGAGGTCGGAGACGACGGGGACGTGTGGCGACACGTCCACGCACGGAACAAGATCTGCTTCTGGCTCCTGGCGCACGAATCGCGCGCGCGACTTGATGAGTACATCCTCGCTGGCAACTGGAATGGCTCAACCGATGAGACCCTCGTGCGGGGCGACCAGGTGTTCGCGGTGCCGCCCGCCGACTTCCTCGCACTGGCTGAGATTCCTCGGGCGGCGTTCGCCCTCAGCACGTTCGAGACCCGGCTGAGGAGCGAGACCTCTCGCTCGATCTGGAGGGGCGACGTGCTGGAGATCTCCGGGCACGCCGTCATTTCCGGCGTCGATCCGGGTCGCTTCCCTGCGCAGATCAGCGCTGAGGCCGTCGATCAAACCACGGGCCGGCGGTTCCCGCTCCGGGCGGCCTTCAGTCCTGACTCCCTCGATACGACGGCCTTCAGCTCCAAGTTCATGGATGGCACGAAGGCGCATTTCACCATCGACGTCGACGCCGTCACCCTTGCATCGGAGCCCGGTGAGTTCGAGATCGAGTTGACGCTCCGAGTCGGCGACCTCGTCCGCAGCAGGTCGCTGCACGATCATCGCGAGACTCGGTCGCTGGCAGCGAGGAACGTCGGCGACAAGATCGTCGACACCTACTCCGACCGAAGGGGATACCTAGCCCTGCGAGTCACTGAGCCCGCCGCAACAATCGCTTCCACCGAGATTCGCGGACGAAGCATTCGCGTCGAACTGGAAGCAGCGCAGCAGTTCACCAGCCTTGGGCTAGTGAGGACGTCCGATCGGTTCAATCTTCCGATCGCGGTCGAGAGTTTGCTTCGGACCGGGCCGACTACAGCTCGCGCAACGCTTCGCCTTCCCGCCGAACCCTCCGCCGCGATGGGTGGTGACCACCGACGACGAGTCTGGCGGCTGGTGGTCGGCGACGACAGCGGTCGCTGGTCGAATGTCACTGCAGCGCGGGACACGCCGTATGAGGGCGATACCCTCGGTGCTGCATCCGTCACGATCGAGCGGCGCCTCGGAGGCGCGTTGCTTCGCAGCCGGGTCTCGCCAGCGGATCCGCATCGCGATTACATCCCTGGAGCCACCGCAATCGTCGTCGAGAGGCTGCATTGCGCGACGGTGACCGCCGTGACAGTCATGGGAACGGAGCTTCGGGTCTCACTGGCCGCATTCGGATTGTCGCCTCGTGCCGAGATCGAGTTGACCTCGGGCAAGACGACGATCGTCGCGCGAGTCAGTGAAGTCGACGGAGCACCGGTCGCTCGCTTCGATCTCGCGGGTCAGAACTGGGGGATCTCTACACCGTCGCTGCCGCGTGGTGACTACAGGCTGCGGATCGTCGACTCGGGTGTGACGATTACCCCGTTCGTCTCGGGTGATTTCGCCCAGAGGCTCCCGATGGTCGAGTTCGGCGACCATGTGCGAGCCTGGATCGCGGCACGCCCGAACCGAAGCCTGCAGATCTCACTCAGCGCGCCGCTCCGGAACTTCCAACGAAGTCCGTACCAGCTCGAACGGCAACGAGCGTCCTCGATCCTCAGGGTTGCCGACCGTGAGCCGCAGCCTTCGGTGTTCTTCCGGTCCCTCTATGGGGAGGTCGCGGGAGACTCTGCCGAGGCGATCCATCATGAACTGCGGCGTCGTTCGAGTTCGCTCAAACTGTTGTGGTCGACGGTGGACGCATCCGTTCCCATCCCCGAGGGCGGCGACCGCATCTATGAGGGTTCTACCGAGTTCGTTCGGGCCATCTCCGAGTCGAAGTACGTCGTAGTGAACGTGCACCAGCCCGATTGGTTTGCGAAGTCGCCCGGGCAGACCCTCATCCAGACCATGCACGGTTACCCGTTCAAACTCGCGGGCCGACGCCACTGGGAAGTGAGTGATCTCCCACCGAGTCGCGTCGAGTCGTTCCTCTTTCGCGCCTCGGAATGGGACTACTTCGTCTCACCCTCGGCGTACTCGACACCGCTCCTGGAGGAGTTCCTGCCCGCGGACTGGACGGGGACCATGCTCGAGATCGGCTACCCACGGAACGATGTGCTCGTCAGGGACCACTCAGAATTGCGGCGAACCACACGCGCAGCGCTTGGAATTCCCGACGGACGCATCGCGGTGTTGTACGCTCCGACCTATCGTGACTATCTCTCAGTAGACGAGTTCCGCGCCGAAGCGCTTACGGCGCTCGACCTGCGGGCGCTCGCCTCCGCGTTGTCACGCACTCACACGATACTCGTACGCGGGCACGTCATGAATGCGCGGATGGGGTTCTCGAAGCGGTCGCCGAACGTCATCGATGTCACCGAATATCCGTCGATCGCCGGACTGACAGCAGCGAGTGATGCGGCGATCCTCGACTACTCGTCGCTGCGATTCGACTACGCGTTGACGGGCAAGCCGATGCTCTTCTTCAACCCCGATCGCGAACGATACTTCGAGAGCCGCCCATCGATGATGCCCTACGAGGGCACAGCGCCGGGTCCCTGGCTGACCAGCACGTCTGATGTAACCCGAGCACTTCGGAGGCTCGACCGTATCGAGCATCGCTTCGCATCCGATGTGGATCGCTTCCGCTCGCGTTTCATGGAGCTCGAGGACGGGAACGCTGCTGCACGGCTGGTCGATCGGGTGTTCGTCCCCCGTGGAGACGCCTAG
- a CDS encoding GlxA family transcriptional regulator, translated as MLRTIACIALPQMAPFEFGVICEVFGIDRTEHGGPTFDFHVVAAEPGPIPTKLGFDVLVREDLTAAETADLVAVPASLIDEASHPEVLRVIRDAVDRGAWVLSVCSGAFTLGRAGVLDGRRSTTHWMYTDRLAEMFPATEVDPDVLFVQDGHVVTGAGTAAGIDAALHIVRTELGATAANIVARRMVVPPQRDGGQSQFIRTPVVECRSDSLTEVTEWMLEHLDEDLTVDRLARKALMSPRTFARRFRAETGTTPNAWLNRQRLLRAQQFLEETGLTLEEIARETGFGAAAVMRHHFVKVLQTTPTQYRKVFGPRQAG; from the coding sequence GTGCTCCGCACCATCGCCTGCATCGCCCTGCCGCAGATGGCGCCGTTCGAGTTCGGCGTGATCTGCGAGGTGTTCGGCATCGACCGCACCGAACACGGCGGCCCCACGTTCGACTTCCACGTCGTCGCGGCCGAGCCCGGCCCCATCCCGACCAAGCTCGGCTTCGACGTGCTCGTCCGCGAAGACCTGACCGCAGCCGAGACCGCGGACCTCGTCGCCGTCCCCGCCTCGCTCATCGACGAGGCCTCGCACCCCGAGGTCCTCCGCGTCATCCGGGACGCCGTCGATCGGGGCGCGTGGGTCCTCTCCGTCTGCTCGGGCGCATTCACCCTCGGCCGGGCCGGCGTGCTCGACGGGCGACGCTCGACCACGCACTGGATGTACACCGACCGGCTCGCCGAGATGTTCCCCGCGACCGAGGTCGACCCCGACGTGCTCTTCGTCCAGGACGGCCACGTCGTCACCGGCGCGGGCACCGCGGCCGGCATCGATGCGGCCCTGCACATCGTGCGCACCGAACTCGGCGCGACCGCCGCGAACATCGTCGCCCGCCGCATGGTCGTGCCGCCGCAGCGCGACGGCGGCCAGTCCCAGTTCATCCGCACGCCCGTCGTCGAGTGCCGCAGCGACTCGCTCACCGAGGTCACCGAGTGGATGCTGGAGCACCTCGACGAAGACCTCACCGTCGACCGCCTCGCGCGCAAGGCGCTCATGTCGCCGCGCACGTTCGCGCGCCGCTTCCGCGCCGAGACGGGCACCACGCCCAACGCGTGGCTCAACCGGCAGCGGCTGCTCCGCGCCCAGCAGTTCCTGGAGGAGACCGGCCTCACGCTCGAGGAGATCGCCCGCGAGACCGGCTTCGGCGCAGCGGCCGTCATGCGCCACCACTTCGTCAAGGTGCTCCAGACCACGCCCACGCAGTACCGCAAGGTGTTCGGGCCGCGCCAGGCCGGGTGA
- the galE gene encoding UDP-glucose 4-epimerase GalE, which yields MSWLVTGGAGYIGAHVVRAFREQGIDTVVLDDLSSGRRTFVPEGVPFVRGTILDGALLEDAMHEHRVRGVVHLAGFKYAGVSVQKPLHTYEQNVTGTARLLGAMQARGVDRIVFSSSAAVYGTPDVHLVTEDTAKRPESPYGESKLIGEWLLADQARAADLRHTSLRYFNVVGSGTDEIYDPSPHNLFPLVFDALLDGRTPRINGDDYPTPDGTCVRDYIHVADLAAAHVAAAKRLDAGEPVEPVYNLGSGDGVSVGEIMREVANVTGIAFEPEIAARRGGDPARIVASGELAARDLDWRMRHSLAEMVATAWSARRAASA from the coding sequence ATGAGCTGGCTGGTCACCGGAGGCGCGGGATACATCGGAGCGCATGTCGTGCGCGCGTTCCGCGAACAGGGCATCGACACCGTCGTGCTCGACGACCTGTCCTCCGGTCGGCGCACCTTCGTGCCCGAGGGCGTGCCGTTCGTCCGCGGCACCATCCTCGACGGCGCCCTGCTCGAAGACGCCATGCACGAGCACCGGGTGCGCGGCGTCGTGCACCTGGCCGGCTTCAAGTACGCGGGCGTCTCGGTGCAGAAGCCCCTCCACACCTACGAGCAGAACGTCACGGGCACGGCCCGCCTGCTCGGCGCCATGCAGGCGCGGGGCGTCGACCGCATCGTCTTCTCGTCGAGCGCGGCCGTGTACGGCACGCCGGACGTCCACCTCGTCACCGAGGACACGGCCAAGCGCCCCGAGTCGCCGTACGGCGAATCCAAGCTCATCGGCGAATGGCTGCTCGCCGACCAGGCGCGCGCGGCCGACCTGCGCCACACCTCGCTGCGCTACTTCAACGTGGTCGGCTCGGGCACCGACGAGATCTACGACCCGAGCCCGCACAACCTCTTCCCGCTCGTCTTCGATGCGCTCCTCGACGGGCGCACCCCGCGGATCAACGGCGACGACTACCCGACACCGGACGGCACGTGCGTCCGCGACTACATCCACGTCGCCGACCTCGCCGCGGCCCACGTCGCAGCCGCGAAGCGCCTCGACGCCGGCGAGCCCGTCGAGCCCGTCTACAACCTGGGCTCGGGCGACGGCGTCTCGGTCGGCGAGATCATGCGCGAGGTCGCGAACGTCACCGGCATCGCCTTCGAGCCCGAGATCGCCGCGCGCCGCGGCGGGGACCCCGCCCGCATCGTCGCGTCGGGCGAACTCGCAGCCCGCGATCTCGACTGGCGCATGCGGCACAGCCTCGCCGAGATGGTCGCGACCGCGTGGTCGGCCCGCCGGGCGGCATCCGCCTGA
- a CDS encoding WhiB family transcriptional regulator → MGKPEYRSGVPENWFVDPVRLGVPGVRGVADDDNQLAWQTDALCAQTDPEAFFPEKGGSTRDAKRICTGCEVRTECLEYALANDERFGIWGGLSERERRKLRRQAG, encoded by the coding sequence ATGGGCAAGCCTGAATATCGTTCTGGGGTACCTGAGAATTGGTTCGTCGACCCTGTGCGGCTCGGCGTCCCAGGAGTTCGCGGGGTCGCAGACGACGACAACCAACTGGCATGGCAGACCGACGCGCTGTGCGCGCAGACCGATCCTGAGGCGTTCTTCCCCGAGAAGGGCGGCTCGACGCGGGATGCGAAGCGCATCTGCACGGGATGCGAAGTGCGCACCGAATGCCTCGAGTACGCGCTCGCCAACGACGAGCGCTTCGGCATCTGGGGCGGCCTCTCCGAACGCGAGCGCCGCAAGCTGCGGAGGCAGGCCGGCTGA